A single genomic interval of Corvus cornix cornix isolate S_Up_H32 chromosome 1, ASM73873v5, whole genome shotgun sequence harbors:
- the ZDHHC23 gene encoding LOW QUALITY PROTEIN: palmitoyltransferase ZDHHC23 (The sequence of the model RefSeq protein was modified relative to this genomic sequence to represent the inferred CDS: inserted 1 base in 1 codon): MEEPLCCCEYVDRRGQRSHLAACCCDCEELDDGCDRWLTCKSLXPGALERIADTIADRLRVPWFSGAVKINVSLVPPLVLLPVFLHVAALHFLLGLIILTSLPVVVLWYYYLTHRRKERTLFFLSLGLFSLGYMYYVFLREVVPRGHVEYSQVVALTCGLILMLAALSRAKKDPGYLPIPAGNEEPSHQGLASKSVRGSSSGLHGISGAASSRAVNGEAKGYCRMSAGQPEGVKKDWCTKCQLVRPARAGHCRLCGRCVRRLDHHCVWINSCVGEHNHQAFILALSFFMLTSVYGITLTLHTICRGRTPFVALFYCPGAYSDYSSALLFTCVWYCAIVTAGMGYILLIQLLNISYNVTEREARLALRDNTGRRLLGGLVIDTGQYNRGLLCNWGHFLSLGSSPPQRSAEDIV; the protein is encoded by the exons aTGGAGGAGCCGCTCTGCTGCTGCGAATACGTGGACCGGCGCGGCCAGCGCAGCCACCTGGCGGCGTGCTGCTGCGACTGCGAGGAGCTGGACGACGGCTGCGACAG GTGGCTGACGTGCAAATCCC CCCCGGGAGCGCTGGAGAGGATCGCCGACACCATCGCGGACCGGCTGCGGGTCCCGTGGTTCTCGGGGGCCGTGAAGATCAACGTGAGCCTCGTGCCGCCGCTCGTCCTGCTGCCCGTCTTCCTCCACGTTGCCGCCCTGCACTTCCTGCTGGGGCTCATAATCCTGACGTCCCTGCCCGTCGTGGTGCTGTGGTATTACTACCTCACCCACCGGAGGAAGGAGCGGACTCTCTTCTTCTTGAGCCTGGGGCTCTTCTCCTTGGGATATATGTACTATGTGTTTCTCCGGGAGGTGGTTCCCCGGGGCCACGTGGAATATTCCCAAGTGGTCGCTCTCACGTGCGGGTTAATTCTTATGCTTGCAGCCCTGTCTCGAGCCAAGAAGGACCCTGGCTATCTTCCCATCCCAGCAGGCAATGAGGAGCCATCGCACCAGGGTTTGGCCAGCAAGAGTGTTAGAGGGAGCTCCAGCGGGCTCCATGGTATCTCAGGTGCTGCCAGCAGTCGTGCTGTGAATGGGGAAGCTAAAGGTTATTGCAGGATGTCAGCTGGGCAGCCAGAAGGTGTGAAAAAGGACTGGTGCACTAAATGCCAGCTGGTCAGGCCAGCCCGAGCAGGGCACTGCCGGCTTTGTGGCAGGTGTGTGAGGAGGCTGGACCATCACTGTGTCTG GATTAACAGCTGTGTAGGGGAGCACAACCATCAAGCTTTCATCCTTGCACTCTCGTTCTTCATGCTCACCTCTGTGTATGGGATTACCTTGACCCTGCACACCATCTGTAGGGGCCGAACTCCCTTTGTGGCATTGTTCTACTGCCCCGGGGCCTATTCTGACTACAG ctctgctctgttgtTCACCTGTGTGTGGTACTGTGCCATTGTAACAGCTGGCATGGGATACATCCTCCTTATCCAGCTGTTGAACATCAGCTACAACGTGACTGAGAGGGAAGCTCGGCTGGCTCTGCGGGACAACACCGGGCGCAGACTGCTGGGTGGCTTAGTGATAGACACTGGCCAGTATAACCGGGGACTCCTGTGCAACTGGGGCCACTTCCTGAGCCTGGGGTCTTCTCCTCCACAGCGCTCTGCCGAGGACATTGTGTGA